The DNA window tccagcctgggcaatagagtgagaccctgtctcaaaaaacaaaaactaaaattaaaacagGGCCACTGTGGACACGGACAGGGGCAATACCCAAGACATACTGTGGTGTGCAGAGCAGTGTAATACTCTGCTACTacttatgtcaaaaaaaaaaaaaagaataagaactgCATATATGTAAATGTGCTCGAGTATTCATAGACTTTCCCTGGAAAGATACTCAAGAAACTTGTAACAGTGGTTCCCTCTAGGGAGGGGATTGGAAGCTGGGGGTCGGGAGCGGGAGGGGGAAACTGTTCATGGTACACTACTTTTCACTGTGGTCTATTTTATAACATGCACATTTATTacttctttaataaaaaaaaacaaagaaaacaaagaaaaacaaacaaaattttaaaaggaaaaaggactTCCTAGTATCCACGGTTGTCCCCAGCTCTGACATCCTGCATCCTCACAGTCTGACTTCTACCTTTTAAcctcccaggtgctctgtcccaaaGCTCTGGGGCCTTGACCAGGGCTGGGAGTGGGTTGGGGTGAAGAGTGCACCAGGATCCAGGAGGCAGCTGAAACTGGGGCTGAGATTCAGAGTGGAGTCCAGTTGGGGGCCAAGGGGCTGCTGCCCTAGCAGAGGGCAACCTCCTAGCCAGCATCCTGTCCCTGGCTTGGAGCCTGGGAGGGGCTGCTCCCAGCCATGCCACATCCTACCTGACTTCCAGATGTCCAGGTGGGCGTGCAGCACATCCCCACCCAGGGGCGAGCGCTGGCGGAACTGCTCCTCCGACATGGCGCACAGCTCCTTGCCCGCCAGCTCCTGGAAGGCCTTGCCCATGGGGGGCAGCCGGTATTGGTGCTCTGTCCACAGGAGCCACTTCTGCACATTGCTGGGGCTCCAGTCCATGGGATCTGGGCAAGAGGCATCCCCTCAGCTCAGGGGTGGCCTGAGAGCACCACCCTGCTGTGATGGGGCACCCATGGGAACCTGTGGCCTGAGACCATGTGCTCTTGGGGATGGGGATAGGTCAGCCCCAGACAGGCCCCTGAGGGCCCCTGTGGAAGTGGGTACCCAAGAAGAGAGTGGGGCGAGAGGAAGGAACCAGGGCCCTAAAAAATGAACTTGGTTCAGGGCAGGGTAACCTGGTGCATCTGTACTGCCCGCCTCACCCAGGCCTTGGGTCCTCCCAGATCCCTCCAGCCTCTCCAAAGGACCTTTCGAGGGAGCCTCAGCCCTAGAGGGACAGTGACACTCTACCAGAAACACCTGGGCTTCTCCATCAGGTACTTCTTGCCTTTCCCAAACCCCTCAAGGAACCAGAGAAACACCTACCTGGGAATTAGTCTTAGAACCCCACCATTCTCTCCAGCCCCTgtatcttacagatgaggaaactgaggcacagggcacTCCATCCCCTTGTCCTCCACGGAATAAAGGGCTAGACGCACAGGAGCTGCTCCAGGCACATGTGTTGAATAAGTAAATGGCAGGGCACAGGGTGGCCATGGGGCAGCCACAGGCCCCAGAGGCCAGGAGGGGAGCCCTTGGCTAGGTCCTAGATGTCCCCCTGGGGTGCTGCTCTGGGGTGAGCCTCATAGGCCTATAGGTGGGGGATAGGCTGGTGGGCATGGTCACAATGGGGCCTCCAAGTGAACACCATGGTCCAGCCAGTGTCCCAGCTGGGTGACCTGCAGGCTGGGCTGCCCCCACTTAATAAGCCCATTTTCCTCCCTGAGGTCAAAGCCATTTGTTTCTGTTCCCATTGTTGAGGGAGCAGGGCCCTCCCCTCCCTAGCcctgtgggtggggaggaggtcTGTGGGAGAACTCCTGGAGTCGGCCTGGCATGGGCATTGGGAAACTTGGGGCATCGGCAGGAGCAGCTTCAAATGAGGACGTCAACGGGGCAGCTTTGGGGGCAGGGGCCGGGCCTGAGGGATGCATGAAGACCCCTGCTTCCCAGGGAAAGCTGCACAGAGTTCAGTGCTGCAATGCCAGGGCCTGAAGATGAGGGACATGGGTCAGGACTGCCTGAAGCTGGAGAGGCGACAGCAGGACAGAGGACTAGAGACTCAGCAGCCCCGCCACCCACAGCATCAGCTCCATAATCACGCCTTCCAGGTCTGGCTGACAGACACATGTATGCCAGGCCCTAGGAGGTCCCCTCCTCATCGGGGCCTTCCGTCCCACAAGAACAGTGAcacatttctctatttatttgtgATCTGTGTCACTCACTATCATGTCAGCCCTACGAACACAGGGGCTGTGTTGTGTTCACCACTCAATTCCCCCGTCCTAGAATAAGGCTTGGCATATTAGGAACTGCTTTTCGGCCCAGagaggtagctcatgcctgtaatcccagcactttgggaggccaaggcagacggatgacctgaggtcagaagttcgagaccagcctggccaacatggtgaaaactccgtctctactaaaaatataaaaattagcagggtgtggtggcagacacctgtaatcccagcttctcaggaggctgaggcaggagaatcgcttgaacccagaggcagaggttgcagtgagctgaaatcacaccactgcactccagcctcagtgatagagcgagaccctgtcaaaaaaaaaaaaaaaaaaaagaagaggctgggcgcggtggctcacgctagtaatcccagcactttgggaggccgaggcaggcagatcacgaggtcaggagatcgagaccatcctggctaacacggtgaaaccctgtctctactaaaaatacaaaaattagccgggtgtggtggcgggcgcctgtagtcccagctactcgggaggctgaggcaggagaatggcttgaacccgggaggcagagcttgcagtgagtgagccgagattgcaccactgcactgcagcctgggcaacagagcaagactccatctcaaaaaaaaaaaaaaaaaaaaaaaaagaagaaaaagaaaaaaaaaagaaatgcttattatTGAACAACTGTCTATTGAGCATCAGTTATATTCAAGGTGCTATCCTAGCATCTGGGGATGGATTGAtgagcaaaacaaatgaaaatcccTGCCTTTGTGGAGTGTACATTCTAGTGGAGGACACAGAGAGTGAGCGAGATCAACAGATATGGTGCGGCACGTCCGAGGAGTGTAAGTGCTATGAGAGGAAGCAGGTGAGAACAGCAGGTAGGGATGTGAgcagaaatttttcttctttcttttatttttcatttttttgtttgttttctttaccaTGTCCTGTGCTCATGGGCAGCAATTTTAATGgaggggtcagggaaggcctcatgCGGATGGTGCCATCTGAGCCaagacctgaaggaagtgagTCACACAGATATTTGGGGGAAGAGCGCTCTAGGCTGAAGAAGCAGCAGCGTAGCAAATGTTGTGGGAACAGCAAACAGGCCAGTGTGGCGGGAGCAGAGTGAATGAGGGGAGAGCGAAGTCCAAGAGGAGGTGGGGGACACAGAGCTTGAATTCATATCATCCAGCACCTACCAGTGGGGACCCTAGGCTGGCATGGTTGGGACACTAGAGGTGGACAGAAACCTTCCTGGCCCAGGCTCACAGCTGACTGTGTGTAGAAGTGCCAGCATCCCCAAAGCTGCCCGAGGCTGGGCCAGAGGTGGCCAGAGTCCATCCAGCAGTGCCCCGACCCACCCCAGCGACCTCAGCCTTGCCTGTGACCCATCTTACGGAAGCAGGCACATGGAGAGGGCTCACCTGCGGTGATGTTGAGCAGCTTGCAGGCCGTCTCGATGTCCTTGAGCACTTCGCCCACCACCATGGACTGCACCTGCTCCAGCGAGTGCTCCTCCAAGGTCAGCCCGCCGGGCACCAAGTCCAGGCTGCCCGCTGGGGCTTGGCTGTCAATGACCGGGCACTGCTCAGGCTCCTCAGGTGGCTCCTCCCGACTGCTGGCCCCAGGGGCCTTGGCTGCCCAGCTGCTGTCCTCAGGGTACAGCATGTCAAAGTAGGAGAGGTAGAAGGCGGACAGGCCCTGCTCGGGCGTGGCGGGTGGACTGGGACTCCAGTCCCGTCTCTCGAGACCCACTGCCCCCGCTGCCGCCTTCTCCAAGCCTGTCCGCGACACCGTGTCGGGGGGCAGCAGGAGGTGGCTGGGGGATACGCTGCTCAGACCCGGGCTGGCGCTGCCCATGCCGCTGCTGTTTGGGCTGGCGGCTGTGTCTACGGAAATGAAAGAGGACTCAGGTTTGACTGCTTCTCCATCCCTGTGGGGGCCGCTAAGCTGGTTATGGGGATGAGGGGCCCTGTGGACAGTGGGCTGGGCCTGGGACAGAGTTGGGGGCTTCCGGGTCATTGGGCAGCCACGACATGGTTGGGCAGACAGGCCTTCTGGCTGGGAAAGACAGCGAGGTGGGAGTGGGTGCAGGACTAGAAATAGATCGCTCCCTCAATCCCCAAGGAAGCCAGGCTGGCTGGGAGCAGCAAAGCTCCACACATGTACTGTGCTTAAAACAGCCTTCTGAGGTTCCTGACCTCATTCAGCCCTCACAATGGAAGGCATGATTGCGCCATTTGGCGGATGAGCAAACTGAGGTGGGAACAAGGGGCCCTCAGTGTCCAAATCTTTCCTGATATAGCAAAGCttgtttttcttctgcctttgaCAAGGATAGGAGTGGAAGTGGCAGGCAGAGGCCACCATCCTAAAGGTGGCTATCATCTTCACCAGCAGGGGAAAGACGAGAGGAACAAGGCGGGGTAGAAACCCTCCCACACGCCGGGGAGTAGGCCAGCCCTTGCCCTCCCACAGGGCTATCTGGGGGATCTAAGTAAACTCAACACTCTCAAGGTGGCCACTGAGCAAGAGCTCACAGGTGTGTGTCTCCCAATACCCCAGGCTGGGTGCATGGTACCCACCTCCCCTTACCCTCCCTCAGAAGGTGCTGCCCCCAGGGCCCCTTCCAGCTCCCAGTGCTCTCTACTTTCCCCGATGCCTGGAGGAGCATGCGGCCACCCGGAGGCAGTGCCACATGCCAGGCTTTCCAGGAGGAGCCAGGGTG is part of the Homo sapiens chromosome 6, GRCh38.p14 Primary Assembly genome and encodes:
- the SPDEF gene encoding SAM pointed domain-containing Ets transcription factor isoform 1 (isoform 1 is encoded by transcript variant 1), whose product is MGSASPGLSSVSPSHLLLPPDTVSRTGLEKAAAGAVGLERRDWSPSPPATPEQGLSAFYLSYFDMLYPEDSSWAAKAPGASSREEPPEEPEQCPVIDSQAPAGSLDLVPGGLTLEEHSLEQVQSMVVGEVLKDIETACKLLNITADPMDWSPSNVQKWLLWTEHQYRLPPMGKAFQELAGKELCAMSEEQFRQRSPLGGDVLHAHLDIWKSAAWMKERTSPGAIHYCASTSEESWTDSEVDSSCSGQPIHLWQFLKELLLKPHSYGRFIRWLNKEKGIFKIEDSAQVARLWGIRKNRPAMNYDKLSRSIRQYYKKGIIRKPDISQRLVYQFVHPI
- the SPDEF gene encoding SAM pointed domain-containing Ets transcription factor isoform 2 (isoform 2 is encoded by transcript variant 2), which gives rise to MGSASPGLSSVSPSHLLLPPDTVSRTGLEKAAAGAVGLERRDWSPSPPATPEQGLSAFYLSYFDMLYPEDSSWAAKAPGASSREEPPEEPEQCPVIDSQAPAGSLDLVPGGLTLEEHSLEQVQSMVVGEVLKDIETACKLLNITADPMDWSPSNVQKWLLWTEHQYRLPPMGKAFQELAGKELCAMSEEQFRQRSPLGGDVLHAHLDIWKSASTSEESWTDSEVDSSCSGQPIHLWQFLKELLLKPHSYGRFIRWLNKEKGIFKIEDSAQVARLWGIRKNRPAMNYDKLSRSIRQYYKKGIIRKPDISQRLVYQFVHPI
- the SPDEF gene encoding SAM pointed domain-containing Ets transcription factor isoform X1, translating into MSPCFTAEEAEAKRIGQGASGRSSRAPVTSVCSHALNDPAGQGCGEQETQETSRPLSCGKLGDTAASPNSSGMGSASPGLSSVSPSHLLLPPDTVSRTGLEKAAAGAVGLERRDWSPSPPATPEQGLSAFYLSYFDMLYPEDSSWAAKAPGASSREEPPEEPEQCPVIDSQAPAGSLDLVPGGLTLEEHSLEQVQSMVVGEVLKDIETACKLLNITADPMDWSPSNVQKWLLWTEHQYRLPPMGKAFQELAGKELCAMSEEQFRQRSPLGGDVLHAHLDIWKSAAWMKERTSPGAIHYCASTSEESWTDSEVDSSCSGQPIHLWQFLKELLLKPHSYGRFIRWLNKEKGIFKIEDSAQVARLWGIRKNRPAMNYDKLSRSIRQYYKKGIIRKPDISQRLVYQFVHPI
- the SPDEF gene encoding SAM pointed domain-containing Ets transcription factor isoform X2, producing MSPCFTAEEAEAKRIGQGASGRSSRAPVTSVCSHALNDPAGQGCGEQETQETSRPLSCGKLGDTAASPNSSGMGSASPGLSSVSPSHLLLPPDTVSRTGLEKAAAGAVGLERRDWSPSPPATPEQGLSAFYLSYFDMLYPEDSSWAAKAPGASSREEPPEEPEQCPVIDSQAPAGSLDLVPGGLTLEEHSLEQVQSMVVGEVLKDIETACKLLNITADPMDWSPSNVQKWLLWTEHQYRLPPMGKAFQELAGKELCAMSEEQFRQRSPLGGDVLHAHLDIWKSGSSFL